A window of the Lolium perenne isolate Kyuss_39 chromosome 7, Kyuss_2.0, whole genome shotgun sequence genome harbors these coding sequences:
- the LOC127315011 gene encoding uncharacterized protein, producing MGDHHYLDTPIWKDILAGIDKFSTISSVTIGNGISTAFWFDAWLGTSPLHVRFPILFSHSACLNLNVATALPHGIHHFLVPRLSAAAASELRDLTVELRSIDDVVTTIWRSDAPLKCKIFCWLARRKRLPTNKWRF from the exons ATGGGGGATCACCACTATCTCGACACCCCCATTTGGAAGGACATCCTCGCCGGCATTGACAAATTTAGCACCATCTCGAGTGTGACCATTGGCAATGGGATTTCCACTGCTTTCTGGTTTGACGCCTGgctgggcacttccccgctccatgTTCGCTTCCCTATCCTGTTCTCTCACTCTGCCTGCCTCAACCTCAATGTCGCCACTGCCCTTCCCCATGGCATCCACCATTTTCTTGTCCCCCGCCTCTCAGCTGCTGCGGCGTCCGAGCTTCGAGACCTTACTGTTGAGCTGCGCTCT ATCGATGATGTGGTGACCACAATTTGGAGGAGTGATGCCCCTCTTAAGTGCAAGATCTTCTGCTGGCTTGCTCGGAGAAAGCGACTTCCAACCAATAAGTGGCGCTTCTGA